The Drosophila sechellia strain sech25 chromosome 2R, ASM438219v1, whole genome shotgun sequence nucleotide sequence taacatcagcaacaacaacagcatcaTCATTACTATCAGCGTTGGCCgcaccaccaacaacaacaacagccattACTAATCATAACGATAGTGATAACGATTCCGATCGCTATCAAGACCATGACAAAAATCACGATAGTACTGCTGATGGTGAAGCTGATAATGCCGATCGCAACGATGCCATTGATCAAGCCAGCAATCAAGACAATAGTGACCAAGTGAATCTGAATCAGAATCAGCAAAATTCAAGTCCCGCTAAAGATTGTAATACAACACGAACAATCTCACCAAACTCCCAAGACACAGCAGCTACAGCTGCCACTGCAACAGAAACAGACACACTAGATACAgaatctgcagcagcagcagcaacatctgccACGCACCCCCCTGGCGATACACCGCCCCCTTGCCCCCGTTCGCCACAAGGCGATAGTCTTCTGCCCTTGCCCAATGGCCTGGGCGACAATAACAATTACTTGTCCTATATCAATAACAATCTGAACAATGGTCAGCTCAAGTCGGCTAATCCCGAAGAATTGAACGGTGGCGACTTGGAGAGTAGCAGCAATAACGCAACAGCcgcagtcgcagcagcagcagcatcacgCAACTATGCCAAGCAGAATGGCGAGGGATACTCGAGGTATATGGTTAATGGTCATAGCACTGGCATTCTGCCAACACCCACAACTTCTGCTCCGGCAGTTTCCTATCAGGCTCAGGCACAAGCCCAGGCTCAAGCCCAGGCCCAAGCTCAGGTTCAGGCCCAAGCACAGGCCCAAGCTCAGGCTCAGACTCAGCAGCGCCTCAACTATGCCATGTCCGCCTATGGTAATCTGTACTCCCACTACGGAGCAACCACCTCTGCCATGGTGAGTCTGCCCAGCAGCACTCCCTCCTACGCCCAGGCtcaaatgcagcagcagcaacaggttCAGGCCCAAGCTCAGGCCCAGGCTCAAGCCCAGGCTGCCTATGCCCAGCAGGCCTACGCCGCCTATGCTGCAGCAGCCGGTTTGGCACCTCAGGCCACCGCTACAGGTGGCTACTACGCCGATCCGGCTGCCCTGGCCAAGGAGGTGGCCCAGAAGAACTACGCCATGAAGGTGGCCAGTGCGGGCTCAAAGCCGGGTGTCTCCTCGGCAGCCGCTGCCTACACCGGCCTGACACTCAACAAGAGCTATGTGGCCGCAGCAGCTGGTGCACAGCCTGTTCAGGCCGCCCATCATCAAGCCGTTTCCATGGCAACACTACTGCAAATGCAGGCTCAGGCCCAGGCGCAGGCGGCACAAGTCCAGGCCCAAGCTCAGGCTCAAGCTCAAGCTcaggcccaggcccaggcTCAGGCCCAAATGCGCCAGTTGGGTTCCCTGCCCAGTTCAGGTCTAGCGACTCCTGTGCCCGGTACCCCACTGCGTGCCGCAGTCGGTGCCAGTCAGTATCAATCGGCTACCCTATTGAGAGCACCCTCACCCATGCCATATGCGCAGGCACAGAGCTACTTCTACCCCGGAATGATGCCCACCGCACCCTATGCCATGCCACAAACTCAGGCCGCTGCTGCTCAGCAAtatgcagctgctgcagcagcagcagccgctcAGGCGGGAACACCAGGCAGTGCCATGGTCCTAAATCCCTACAAAAAGATGAAGACCTCCTAAGAATCCGGGCGATAACAATCTGAAAGTCCAAACACAACTGTACTTAATGCACCAAGCCATCGAACAGATGGAAAAGTCACACCATTTTAGATTTATAGATATAAACACATCGAAGACGTAAGAATATGTGCCTCAGTTTTCTTTGAAAGGACATGTAGAGAGAAACATTTAGATCTTAGTTTTACCATAGGCCTCATAGCGTTACGAAACCGAACCATGACACGATAACTAAAATCAGACAGACAGCGAGACAGATCGAAGATCAATGCTTACTAACCCAAATGCCCAAAACTTGCTGACACGAATCGATTATTTGCCATTAAGTTATTTAACAAACGAAACATAACCTCACTGTGACTCAAGTGTTGCCATTTTCGCAAATGAATCGAAATCAGAGCTTTTAAAGCACAAGCGAACGGAAGAGAAACAGATGTTAGATGATAGTAATACTTAAGTTCCTTTTTGGATAGCTCTTAGTTAACTCTAGTTTATAGGAAACGGTCACACAAAACGGAtagaaaaaacttaaaacgGGGGCGGGCCAGAGAAAGAAACGAAGAACTGTGATAGCTAAAAAGCTTTGAGGGATCAAAAACATTAAGCCAGAAAGGAGTTCAAAAAAGGATAAACCTCTAATGCTGCTGCCGATGCTGGGTACAGTTGTGTATGCTTGTTGCTAGCTGCGGGTGCTTAATGCCATATTGCCGTCCCTGTCTCCCAGCTGCGGTAGTTCGAATAGCTGTCTTTCTCTCGCCCCCGCCCATCATTCATTTTtcgcgctctctctctctctctatctaaCTCCCTATCGCTGTTTCTTAATGTTTCCTAACTAGCTAGATAGCTAGCGTGAATGCTGTtgtaattgtttaaaattgtTGAGCAACGATTATTGCGTAACGAATATTGTCTAGATTATATAGAATACTTATACgatatacaaatacatataaacCTAGCTGTACGTGCTGTATGCTGCTACCCATATTCGATACAATATATACACCCACACTATGTACTCTAACACACGCTCATCCCCCACTAGtacacaaaagaaaaaaggCATTATAATGACCAGGATCAATCTGTAAATCGTATGTCTAGCTTACTAATCAGATATTACAGTACAGTCACCACTCACGATCACGTCTCTCTATCTGTTTCACTCACACACCAGATACCCATACACTTTTTCAGACTGTTAAgccagcaaaattaatttatgttAATGTTATGTTATTGAGATTTAAATTTGATGTGTTGACCAGAACTATGTAAACCCTTTTGATTTTCAACGACTCTCTCCATATCCTGATTTCATTCTTCACTTGTCTCTTAACAACTATCACCCACTCTATCGATGTATTAtaaatgttttcctttttgtaatggaattgttaacaaaaataataaaatcattGACAAACAGAACTAAGTTTTTAATGTTAGATCTCGTGTGATTATCAGTTAATTGCTTTACGTTCTTTTCTATATAATTTGTATGTtgatatttatgtattttttgtaCTTATATACCAGTTTTTAGTGTAggttttatataatttttaaagtgtGTTCCcgattgaaaaatatttgagaAGAACCTCCAAGATAAATTTGCCACTGACTTGCGCACCTTAAGTTTTAGTCTCCCCGCCTACACCCCGCAACCGCTAAAACTCTTCATCCGAAATCATCCTCCACACATTATTATTGGATATATACGATAATCTGtgtaaaattgttttaaatgaaAGTACTTCTAATGTCTTACAACGATTTGATGTTTGCCACTAATTCTTATCCTAATTCTAATCCTAATTCTAGTTTAGTTTCGATAGTTTTTattaatgttttatttaaaataccgtgtgtttttctaaatatatagtttacgaaaaaaaaacaaatatataaatatcttaTTGTGTGTTGgaattttactttattttactTACTTATTCGGTATTCACTTGATATATGTTTCCGTTGTGCCGCTTTTACATCTCACCTCTGACTTAAATGTACTCCTTTGATATATAGACATATCAAATACCGATATCCATAAAAACACAAGCTTTGCCGAGCGCTTTTGGGCAGAGCAGCACTCTATCTCTATAAATCACCTTAAACCCATACCCCCCTAGCTTgtcaattttttaatttaatataaaaattaagatTATTACTTTCATTCGAGCATTCCTCGCAGTCTTcttcacacagacacacacacattttagGACTGCCTGACTCCCTTACCTTGGTCTGCTTCCCCTCTTATTGCTTTCCACCAAGAAAAAGATCTTTTTCCCTCCGTAAATCCATTTAACCTATATATGTTTTAGCTCTTAGAATAATGGCAAGCAAAATGAGTACGCTAACGGTAGTAAACTAGTTGTAAAATCTGAATATACCATTTATCTAAATATACCTATCTGCCTATGGCCAAACAAATGCTTGGCTTACTCTATACATACTCGTTAAGAAATAAGCTTACTAAACATGGCAGCAGAATACAATATTGATTCAACgtatacctatatatataataatacgTATAACAAGCTACACCAGATTAAAGTATACCTACATATATTCATCATATATCTCAATGTCTTGCCTAAAAGTATGGAAACATTATCTTTATGTGTCGTATGGTTAATTTTTTCGTTATCAACGTAGAACTGTTGCCGTTGACCCATAATTTCAGCAAGAGAAAACTTAGCGAAAATGTTCAGAAAACGCTCTCAAAGTAACTAAGaactaaagcaaaaaaaaaaaaaacaaaaacttaaaGCAAACCAAAACACGACTCACCACTGCATGGCGCCAAgatataattaaattgcatttaagaCCTAAGAGCTCATATTTTATTCCGCTTTTTCAACTTTTGCAATGCACCAAAAACACAGCAACAGACAAAAAACAATATGTTAACATTACCGAGCAAACAATATAGTAATGAATTGTCAGTTGACACTAGGATAACAATGAGTTAGGCTGATTTAAGTATACAAAGGAAAGAAATGAAATATAACCACTTAGAAAACCACAGTCCATTCCAATATAGTTAATTGGGTTTTCAGGCCTTGTTCAATAAATAGAAGTACAGTACCGTCCAATAGAAACTATAGTTTAGTGAATTCCACAAGTTGCCTCCTTTTAATTTGTAGCCAAACCACCAAAAGTCTCACACACattacactgagagaaaccaattaaaattggGATTTCATTTCGTGCTTACTACCATCGACGATAGGTAAGCGAAAAGTATGGCATGTCAAATAAGAGAGTTGGTAACAGTGCAAGAATGTCCAAGCTAAAATTATTcataacatttaaatatatatgtcgAAATATACACACATCTATACACAAGCAAACACACTACTGAATATGTTATATCTGTGCTAACATTAGtcgtattattattataaagacaaacaaattatattgaaattatattatatacgTTTTATTGTAAAAACCGTAAAACAACTTGTTGGCTTCTTTTACTCGAACCTTGGAAAGTGATCAAACCAAAACTAACATTCTCTCTTTCTCACCCACTACTAATCCATAAACAACAGTTTGCTGTGCGTtgtctctttctctctctctatttGTTGGCTGTTCTACATGACtactttttcaatttattctgATTTGGTATATTTATGATTTTACTTCGAAGTTAATCTACTCATTTTGCTGAATATTTTAGTTAAATCAAGcttttttgattaatttttgcCTATTTTGTTATAAAAAAGAACCTCGGTGGTAACTGTTTAGGCGGCATACGTAAAATTCAATGTGTCCTCTGCTCGACTAAAACTCTTTTGATTTCCTCACACACTTCACATAGACACACCCGATTTTCTTTAGTAGAACTCTCAATACACTTGGCTTGCTGGATTATCCAGCTATATATTACTGTATTGTTTGGCTAAAGCTGTTCTTGTGTAtggaatattatatatatatatgtcaatattaaatatgtatacCCACTAGAGTTAAGTGCTTTTTGTAATGTTTTCAAAGAAAATGCTTCGATTCATTTTAAGTTTTATGCGACAAATCTGCTCTATTTTAATCTAAGACTCTCTTTCAAGCAAGCAACTTTATATATCTATCTTCTAGATGTAACTCTCACAACCCTACGATTTTCAGTCTTACTATAACTCTTTCACTAGCATGATCCTTGAATCAGTCAGTCCTCCGATGTAATACCTACCTTGAAGCTTTTCTTTGACTTCATTACAAAAAGTAAGAGCGACGCCAAAGACACAGTAATGTTGTCTCTTTCAAACGAACACTAAACCCTACCCTTTCGTCTGCCCAATGAAAGCGCTCGACTTTCTCTTTTTTGAGGAAATTATTAAcataaaaatttgtttgagtTAAATTCATTTAGTTGAACTTTATTGTGTTTACTTTGATTTAATACTGTTCTTCATATTTTGTGAGATCTTTCGATTGGAGcgtaatttgtaattttcagCATGTGCTCAATGAAACAGAACTTTTTTGTAGCAAGTATTCCGATATGACTATGAGTATGAATATCAAGCAGTGACGTTGCAAGTGGCTGTCTCTTTCTACCCTCTATATACGTatctctctcgctcgctctcgaGACCGATATTACTACTCGTACATTGCGTTTgttcacatacatatataactcGTGTATGGCTTCTGAGGCATGTGGTATGATGGTAAAGCTATATGAAAGCACTTCTAAGGTAAGCTGGTGCACCGCCCCAATATACGAGCTTTTGTTTACTCCCATAACGGTATACTTATGATTATATCTGAAGACTGATACCTGCTATATAGATGCTAAGTATGTCTAATGCCcacaattttttcgttttggtaGACTCGTTTGTCGTTTAACCGCTTTGATCGGAGGAGCTAAGGAAGATCGAAGATCGACTTTATTGAGTTATTGTTATCTGTTCGATCGGGCAATCGATCTGCTGAGCCCACCGATACACCCATACACACATACAATACACTTGTGGCCAGTAAATGTTATTAACatgaattctttttttttttgtttcttttcaaacaaattgtttctttcttttttgtaaCAGCAGGATAACAAAAATGATCCGCAATGTAAAATGTTTGACTGATTGCTGAACATAGAGGAGACTATACTCCATACGATACCTAAcgaacacgcacacacacacaaacgaaacactcacacacaaacacactccTATATATACACCTACACTTAGTTAGCAAGCTTGTAGTGCGAGATGCTTTCTAGGTGACGTTGCTTTTGAAGGCACAGCGAAACGCTTGAGAACGAGAACATCTAAAGCCAAATAGAAAAAAACTGCTTCAACTATTCCTGCGCTGGAAGAACCAGAGTCTATAGCCCagtccacacacacactacactacaaaaaaaaaccctcaCACAACCCCCAAAAGTAAAACAAACACTACGACTACGAGGCAAACTGGTAAACCCAAAGAAAGTGAAAGTTACCTTGCGTTCCCTTTGAAAATTGAAACTCCTATGCATACTCCAATACTTAAACGTACTCGTTTCTATCTACCATATTTGATTGACTTTTGCAGGCTtgtttgtatgtatatgtagtaAGTATATTTGCCTTGTTTCTGTGTGATGTCCTGTGAGGAGCGATTCTTATATACCCCGCTTGATAACCGAACCGAGCTTACCCTCTTTTTTTCTCCTTTACAGCATTTACGGCTGACGCAGTAACAAGTTTGAAATGCGCTTCAAAAATTGTGAATAGCTGCTGTGCTGCTGAGTTTTAATTTGTTACCTAGTTAATATGCTTTTGATTTGATAACACTCATCATTTCGTCTTCTGCTATTTTTCAGTTTTGCCGCTTAGCCTGCGCTTCGTTGCCGTTTTTAATTTTAGCCTTACATAATCCCCTTTATTTGCAGCGTCAACTTACTAATCGCCCAAGCCccccaaaaagtatgctactGTTTTATAATTTGCTAATTTGCCTGCTCCCGCTGCTGCCAGCCCAGCTTTAAAAGCCaaacgaaaccaaaacaaactgAACCGAACCCGAACTAATCTACGATAGGTTTAAGTGCGTTTTGCCTTTTTGCATATGCGAATAACAAAGCCGTAGATCCGAATAAACCTTTCCGCCAGCAACAAGTTAATTACACGTGGGCGCGGGGAATGGGTGCGGTCTGCAAAAAGGGGCGAAAGCCGTAATtacaaaacgaaaacattgTTATTTTATTGGGGGCGGTTGGCGCCACGGAGGGCGTGGTGTCacacatttacatttattaacTCGTGTCCCGTGTGGCCTGcgaaaactttatttttacCTCTTACCCGCAAAGTATTTTTTCATTCAAGCCTTTCGccgcatttgcataattcgaAATCAAGGGCTGTTAACGAGTTGGAAGATGGAATGAAATTCGACCAACATGCGGCAAAATTTGATATGACCACTAGTCGGATACTTGTTTTTCGCATATGCAGCTTACGCTTAATTTTAAGTCTTTACTGCAAActaatttgttttcatttctgcGATGGACGAACAATATAATTATTTCATCTAATTTTTCTACCTTTTTTACATGCTAACACACATGCGCAAAAAATCAACAATGATatattaaatcaaaataaaatgacaaCAATGTTCTCACCATTTGCATGCAActcaaacaaaaacgaaaccaaatgtttatatctatttaatttatgaataACAACAATCACGCACGGATTTGGATCGAAAAAACAAACGCTGCATGGAAAATCAACAAAACccgaaattaaaaaaacaacTATTATGTGTATTTTTGTGTTCACACATATTCCCCATCTTTTGTTATCACACCAACtcacactcacccacacacacacatatgtctataataatatttctctTTCTCTCTATCATAACGCATATTTGATTTGAGGCATGCTTTTTcggctttttggccaaataaatATGGCCTCATATATATAGCGATTCCGAAAATACCCTTGAACGCTTCCTGTGTCATCTACACGGATGCCAGTGGCCAGGTACAGTCAGCCCTGGCTATCGGCGCCACACCGAAGCCTTCCTGCATGATCGCTTGCCCATTTTTCCCTATGCTAAGTTTATTCTTTTGACCCTTTTAATTGTCCCCGAAATGGAAATAAAACACTACCAGAGAGCAGCAAGTATTCGCTGAGACATCTGTTTGTCCCTTGTAAAATTGTGTGTTGGTCCCAGGGTTTGGAAGGACCTGTTGTGTGGGCGGGCCCACAGTTCagttaatcaaattaaatgcgCTGCCGCTCCTCAGACAAGAATCAACAATCaaacaggcaaacaaacaaacaaaaaaacaggGCCAAAGGCGCGGCGATGACGTTGACTTGGTGATGTCAGTAGCTTCGGGCCATAATATGAACTGAATATGCCGTGAGACATGAGCTGGACACACCTCGGGGTGTCATAGCTGTTAGCAGTTGTTTGTTCACCAAACACCCAACCACCCgcaagcacacaaacacacactcacaacCACCACACTCACGccattcacacacacaaatacccACCCAGCAGAGATGTTATATGATGTTATATAAAACTGTGTattctctatatatatttcgatATCGTAGCCCAACCGGAGAGGGGCCTCATGTACACTCAGTGTCCGATGCTAGTGAACGGCACCTTTTACATAATTAGGTATGCAGAGGTCGTATTCCCTTTAAATCCTCGTTTCTTTATCCTGGCGAGCTTCGTGGCCGATATCAGTGTGCTTAGCCTTAGCTTTTGCCTTAGCTTCAGCTTTTCGTGTGCTTAAGTTTGGCTTCAGACTTGAGCGGCAAGGATCGAATAAGCTTGGTGGCTTTAACTTTGAGTTTAGCTTGGCAGCTTTTGATTTTCCCACCCCCCAATCTTTGGTTTCTGTGTCGCACTCGTAGGGCCACGACAAAAAATGAGGCCTCGATATGATGGTAAAGACACTAACCCCAACCTTTACGATCTCTCTTTCTCTTCTCTCTTCTCTTTTCTTATATTTCTAGTGCCGCCTATTAGGATATGTAATTGTTACCGCCTAGTACCGCCCCAATAGAACCTAAGAAAGATAATCAATCAATCAGACTGATCAGATCAGAGATCAGAGGTCAGAGCATTTTTGACTTCCCCAAAAGTCACATACATATGAGTGAGTTCATCTTCAGATAGCTGCTCTTTTGAGGCGCTTCGCGTTCGAAGCTTTATTAGCTTTTCTTGGCCCAGTTTCTGTTGATCGAATACTTGCTGCTTCTACCACGGTGTTTAagttacacacacacacacacacacaatgtaTATCCCCCGCAGTATCCCAATCAAGTGAAGTAAACAAGACTGGAAAATTACAATTTCGAGGAACACACTGTGATTATAGAAATTCAGTAACCTTACGATTCATTTGCAAAGCCATCTTATGATTTCACTTCTCCGCCTTTTTAGATTGTTTAAGTCGAAGAGAAACTAGCTTAACATACGAGTATCTATATTAAATGTATCATGTGAAACCGATAAGAACGTTCGAGACATACCtatacctacttatatagttAGCTGTATTAACTACGACTAACATCTGGAACTCCACCAACATCAAGCAATTGTAAAACCGAAAACCGTATTTATTCTAACCAACCATTAACCATTCTAGTGAACCATTtcaatattataaaatataactaaTTTGTgctctttttcttttcttttttctgctcttctctttttttcgaAACTGAAAACCgatgataaataaaaaaaaaacccttcaaatcaaaaaaccgaaaaaaaaaacacgaatcACACAACAAATCCAAAAACTCCTTTTGATTTTCTGAATTGGTTTCCGTTTGCATCCTGCCATATCCAAAACAATACAAAAACTATGTCTAAAACACAACCAACCAACTTTCATGCCCAATATAGTTACTGGACACCCTCCCGGTGTGCCAAGATTTTAATAGATCTATGTGCAGTCGGTTAAATTGTAGATTCGTTCATTTAACTGAAGGTAAGTGCATGTGCCTAAGTTTCTTCCTTTTCTTCAGTTCACATTATCTTTCTATATGTTCCCTTCCTTTCCTTACGTTTCCCAATCTTTGGTTTAGTCGAAATCTATATCTAAACGCTTTTAGTGCTACCTTTTCCTAGACACTGTTGAGATAATTTCCGATTTTATCCTAAGTTGTAGTTAGGAAGACACCACA carries:
- the LOC6609578 gene encoding RNA polymerase II degradation factor 1 isoform X9 yields the protein MANVVNMNSLLNGKDSRWLQLEVCREFQRNKCSRQDTECKFAHPPANVEVQNGKVTACYDSIKGRCNRDKPPCKYFHPPQHLKDQLLINGRNHLALKNALMQQMGIAPGQPVISGQVPAVATNPYLTGIPANSYSPYYTTGHLVPALLGPDPVTSQLGPVVPQTVQVAQQKIPRSDRLEMDVKTVGSFYYDNFQFSGMVPFKRPAAEKSGIPVYQPGATAYQQLMQPYVPVSCEYPQQQQPPPQQQQQHQQQNVLLQQQQLQLSSVITTTSTTATASNNMINNNINNKGIINAVMASTNITSATTTASSLLSALAAPPTTTTAITNHNDSDNDSDRYQDHDKNHDSTADGEADNADRNDAIDQASNQDNSDQVNLNQNQQNSSPAKDCNTTRTISPNSQDTAATAATATETDTLDTESAAAAATSATHPPGDTPPPCPRSPQGDSLLPLPNGLGDNNNYLSYINNNLNNGQLKSANPEELNGGDLESSSNNATAAVAAAAASRNYAKQNGEGYSRYMVNGHSTGILPTPTTSAPAVSYQAQAQAQAQAQAQAQVQAQAQAQAQAQTQQRLNYAMSAYGNLYSHYGATTSAMVSLPSSTPSYAQAQMQQQQQVQAQAQAQAQAQAAYAQQAYAAYAAAAGLAPQATATGGYYADPAALAKEVAQKNYAMKVASAGSKPGVSSAAAAYTGLTLNKSYVAAAAGAQPVQAAHHQAVSMATLLQMQAQAQAQAAQVQAQAQAQAQAQAQAQAQAQMRQLGSLPSSGLATPVPGTPLRAAVGASQYQSATLLRAPSPMPYAQAQSYFYPGMMPTAPYAMPQTQAAAAQQYAAAAAAAAAQAGTPGSAMVLNPYKKMKTS
- the LOC6609578 gene encoding RNA polymerase II degradation factor 1 isoform X11 — translated: MANVVNMNSLLNGKDSRWLQLEVCREFQRNKCSRQDTECKFAHPPANVEVQNGKVTACYDSIKGRCNRDKPPCKYFHPPQHLKDQLLINGRNHLALKNALMQQMGIAPGQPVISGQVPAVATNPYLTGIPANSYSPYYTTGHLVPALLGPDPVTSQLGPVVPQTVQVAQQKIPRSDRLEQFSGMVPFKRPAAEKSGIPVYQPGATAYQQLMQPYVPVSCEYPQQQQPPPQQQQQHQQQNVLLQQQQLQLSSVITTTSTTATASNNMINNNINNKGIINAVMASTNITSATTTASSLLSALAAPPTTTTAITNHNDSDNDSDRYQDHDKNHDSTADGEADNADRNDAIDQASNQDNSDQVNLNQNQQNSSPAKDCNTTRTISPNSQDTAATAATATETDTLDTESAAAAATSATHPPGDTPPPCPRSPQGDSLLPLPNGLGDNNNYLSYINNNLNNGQLKSANPEELNGGDLESSSNNATAAVAAAAASRNYAKQNGEGYSRYMVNGHSTGILPTPTTSAPAVSYQAQAQAQAQAQAQAQVQAQAQAQAQAQTQQRLNYAMSAYGNLYSHYGATTSAMVSLPSSTPSYAQAQMQQQQQVQAQAQAQAQAQAAYAQQAYAAYAAAAGLAPQATATGGYYADPAALAKEVAQKNYAMKVASAGSKPGVSSAAAAYTGLTLNKSYVAAAAGAQPVQAAHHQAVSMATLLQMQAQAQAQAAQVQAQAQAQAQAQAQAQAQAQMRQLGSLPSSGLATPVPGTPLRAAVGASQYQSATLLRAPSPMPYAQAQSYFYPGMMPTAPYAMPQTQAAAAQQYAAAAAAAAAQAGTPGSAMVLNPYKKMKTS
- the LOC6609578 gene encoding RNA polymerase II degradation factor 1 isoform X10; amino-acid sequence: MANVVNMNSLLNGKDSRWLQLEVCREFQRNKCSRQDTECKFAHPPANVEVQNGKVTACYDSIKATQLIDMDNFKGRCNRDKPPCKYFHPPQHLKDQLLINGRNHLALKNALMQQMGIAPGQPVISGQVPAVATNPYLTGIPANSYSPYYTTGHLVPALLGPDPVTSQLGPVVPQTVQVAQQKIPRSDRLEQFSGMVPFKRPAAEKSGIPVYQPGATAYQQLMQPYVPVSCEYPQQQQPPPQQQQQHQQQNVLLQQQQLQLSSVITTTSTTATASNNMINNNINNKGIINAVMASTNITSATTTASSLLSALAAPPTTTTAITNHNDSDNDSDRYQDHDKNHDSTADGEADNADRNDAIDQASNQDNSDQVNLNQNQQNSSPAKDCNTTRTISPNSQDTAATAATATETDTLDTESAAAAATSATHPPGDTPPPCPRSPQGDSLLPLPNGLGDNNNYLSYINNNLNNGQLKSANPEELNGGDLESSSNNATAAVAAAAASRNYAKQNGEGYSRYMVNGHSTGILPTPTTSAPAVSYQAQAQAQAQAQAQAQVQAQAQAQAQAQTQQRLNYAMSAYGNLYSHYGATTSAMVSLPSSTPSYAQAQMQQQQQVQAQAQAQAQAQAAYAQQAYAAYAAAAGLAPQATATGGYYADPAALAKEVAQKNYAMKVASAGSKPGVSSAAAAYTGLTLNKSYVAAAAGAQPVQAAHHQAVSMATLLQMQAQAQAQAAQVQAQAQAQAQAQAQAQAQAQMRQLGSLPSSGLATPVPGTPLRAAVGASQYQSATLLRAPSPMPYAQAQSYFYPGMMPTAPYAMPQTQAAAAQQYAAAAAAAAAQAGTPGSAMVLNPYKKMKTS
- the LOC6609578 gene encoding RNA polymerase II degradation factor 1 isoform X1, whose translation is MANVVNMNSLLNGKDSRWLQLEVCREFQRNKCSRQDTECKFAHPPANVEVQNGKVTACYDSIKATQLIDMDNFKGRCNRDKPPCKYFHPPQHLKDQLLINGRNHLALKNALMQQMGIAPGQPVISGQVPAVATNPYLTGIPANSYSPYYTTGHLVPALLGPDPVTSQLGPVVPQTVQVAQQKIPRSDRLEVCREFLRGACKRAESECRFAHPQESVARHDDGSITVCMDAVKGRCARDPCRYFHPPLHLQAQLKAAQTRATAVAAAAATSPLAAHHHQQQQQLQHQLNNINNNNNHSTAGAAATSTTATTTTNNAAAAAAAAAAAAAAAVMGHHTLEVGKKRAADTTDMFPLMDVKTVGSFYYDNFQFSGMVPFKRPAAEKSGIPVYQPGATAYQQLMQPYVPVSCEYPQQQQPPPQQQQQHQQQNVLLQQQQLQLSSVITTTSTTATASNNMINNNINNKGIINAVMASTNITSATTTASSLLSALAAPPTTTTAITNHNDSDNDSDRYQDHDKNHDSTADGEADNADRNDAIDQASNQDNSDQVNLNQNQQNSSPAKDCNTTRTISPNSQDTAATAATATETDTLDTESAAAAATSATHPPGDTPPPCPRSPQGDSLLPLPNGLGDNNNYLSYINNNLNNGQLKSANPEELNGGDLESSSNNATAAVAAAAASRNYAKQNGEGYSRYMVNGHSTGILPTPTTSAPAVSYQAQAQAQAQAQAQAQVQAQAQAQAQAQTQQRLNYAMSAYGNLYSHYGATTSAMVSLPSSTPSYAQAQMQQQQQVQAQAQAQAQAQAAYAQQAYAAYAAAAGLAPQATATGGYYADPAALAKEVAQKNYAMKVASAGSKPGVSSAAAAYTGLTLNKSYVAAAAGAQPVQAAHHQAVSMATLLQMQAQAQAQAAQVQAQAQAQAQAQAQAQAQAQMRQLGSLPSSGLATPVPGTPLRAAVGASQYQSATLLRAPSPMPYAQAQSYFYPGMMPTAPYAMPQTQAAAAQQYAAAAAAAAAQAGTPGSAMVLNPYKKMKTS